A window of the Gasterosteus aculeatus chromosome 21, fGasAcu3.hap1.1, whole genome shotgun sequence genome harbors these coding sequences:
- the LOC120815135 gene encoding ladderlectin-like — protein sequence MKMLTVTALLCAIMALTGAAALPEEMSGEEPNERHLVKRSFFCWHGWTRYNGRCFRFIPRAMTWTNAEKNCLSLGGHLASVHSVLEYHGIQTAILSSSSNHPNTWIGGSDAQEEKQWFWSDGIRFDYTNWANGEPNNLGGNQHCIQMNFGDAKAWDDVDCLTKLPSICAK from the exons ATGAAGATGCTGACTGTGACTGCCCTTCTGTGTGCCATCATGGCTCTGACTGGAGCTGCTG CTCTCCCAGAGGAAATGTCTGGAGAAGAACCCAATG agcgacATCTGGTCAAGCGGTCTTTCTTTTGTTGGCACGGTTGGACTCGCTATAACGGTCGCTGTTTCCGCTTCATTCCAAGAGCGATGACTTGGACTAACGCTGAG aAAAACTGTCTTTCTCTGGGTGGACACCTTGCATCCGTTCACAGCGTCCTGGAGTACCATGGTATTCAGACAGCCATTTTGAGCTCCAGTTCCAATCATCCAAACACATGGATTGGAGGCTCTGATGCACAAGAG GAGAAGCAATGGTTCTGGAGTGATGGGATAAGATTTGACTACACGAATTGGGCCAATGGAGAGCCTAACAACTTAGGGGGTAACCAGCATTGCATTCAAATGAATTTTGGAG ATGCGAAGGCCTGGGATGACGTGGACTGCTTGACTAAACTTCCATCTATTTGTGCCAAGTGA